ATGATGGACCACCATACCCTAATGGAAACATTCATTTGGGACATGCCCTAAATAAGATTCTTAAAGATATTGTTGTTAAATATCACTTAATGAAAGGCGATTATACTCCTTTTATTCCTGGCTGGGATTGCCATGGTCTCCCCATCGAAACTCAAATGCTTAAAGAATTAAAGAAAGATAAGTCTTATCTTTCTGACAGGAAAGAGGCTGGGGGCGAGGTTGTTTTTAGAAACCAGTGTAAGGAATATGCTCTTAGGTATGTAGATATGCAAAAAGAGCAATTTCGTAAAATGGGTGTTTTTGGCGATTTTGATAATCCTTATTTAACGCTGACACCAGAGTATGAGCGTGGAGTAATCGAACTTTTTGGCAAAATGGCAGAAAAGGGAGTTATTTACCAAGGTAGAAAGCCAATCCATTGGTGTATGAATTGTACTACTGCATTAGCAGAAGCGGAAATTGAGTATGCTGATGAGAAGTCGCCTTCTATTTATGTGAAGTTTACATTAGAAAAAGAAATTGATGGTCACAAAGATGTCTCTTTGATTGTTTGGACAACTACTCCTTGGACATTGCCTGCCAATGTGGCCGTGGCAGTTAGTCCTGTTTTTGAGTATGTCTTATTTGAAGCAAAGGGAGAAAAGTTTATTTGTGTTGAAGAGTTGTTGCCGAAGATACAAGAAGTTATGGAGTGGGATAGTGTAAAAATTCTTACTCACTATAAAGGAGAACAGTTAGTAGGGCTTAAGTATTCTCATCCATTTATTAATGAGATTTTCCCTATCATCTCTGCTGATTTCGTATCCAATGAAGATGGTTCCGGTCTTGTGCATATTGCCCCAGGACATGGTCATGAGGACTATATAGCTGGTTTAAAGTTTAACTTACCCGTAGTTATGCCTGTTGATGATAAGGGCGTGTTTACTGAGGAAGCAGGAAAATATCAAGGCATGAAAGTTTTTGATGCTAATAAAGAAATAGTCCAAGATATGGAAGCCTCAGGTAAGCTGCTGAAGATGCAGTGGGTAAAGCATTCTTATCCTCATTGCTGGAGATGTCAGAGTTCTGTTATTTTTAGAGCAACTGAGCAGTGGTTTGTTCGAATGGATGGTGATTATGGCCTTAGAGGTAAAGCTCTAAAGAAAATAGCTGAGATTAATAAAAACAATGGTTGGATACCAGGATGGGGCGAGAAGCGTATTAGAGGAATGGTAGAAGGTAGACCAGACTGGTGTATTTCTAGACAAAGAAGTTGGGGTATACCTATTCCTGTTTTTTATTGTGAGAAATGTAACGAACCTCACTATACAGGTATTTTTAATCAAGCTGTTGCTGAGATGGTTGGCAAAGAAGGAACAAACGCTTGGTTTACTAAGACAGCAGAGCAGATTCTTCCAAAAGGCACCAACTGTACTAAATGTGGCAATCAGACCTTTTACAAAGATACAAATATTATGGATGTTTGGTTAGAGTCAGGGGCTTCTCATGAGGCTGTAATTAGAACAAGAGAGGAATTGTCTTATCCTGCCGACCTTTATTTAGAAGGAAGCGATCAACATCGTGGCTGGTTCCAATCATCGCTGTTAACTTCAGTAGCTGCATACGATAAAGCGCCATATAAGCAAGTTTTAACTCATGGATTTACAATAGATGAAAAAGGTCAAAAGATGAGCAAGTCTAAGGGCAATGTAATAGATCCATTAAAAGTTGTTGGTATACATGGTGTGGATATCCTTCGGTTATGGGTTAGTTCTACTGATTTTAGAAATGACGTAGCTTTATCTGAAAACATTATTAGTCAGATAAAAGATGCTTTCTCTAAAATTAGAAACACCTTAAGGTTTATGATCAGTAATTTTTATGATTTTGATCCCAGTAAAGATGCCTTAGAAGAGAAGGATTTGTTGCCATTAGATAAATATATTGTGGCGGAATTTAAGGGTGTTATTTGTGAAGCTGACAAGGCTTACGATACTTATTTCTTTCATCAGATATATAGAAAGATATATGAGTTTTGTGTTGGACAACTAAGCTCTTTCTATTTAGATATTCAAAAAGATAATCTGTATTGTAATGCTACTAATTCTAAGCAGAGAAGATCCGCACAGACAGCGATGTATTTAATGTCACTTGATATGGTGAAAATATTAGCGCCTATTTTGAGTTTCTCAATGGAGGATATTTATAAATACCTGCCAATTGCCAATAAAAAAGAGTCTGTTTTACTAGAAATGATTCCTAATGGTATTGCTGGGCCTGAACTTTTGGATAAAGATGTTCAAAAAATTAGGGACATGATAGCTGGTGGTGTTCGTCCTCTAATTAATATTGAGTTAGAGAAAGCAAGGAAAGACAAAGTAATTGGTAGTTCTTTAGATGCCAAAGTTGTTTTGTATACAGCAAAAGACATTACAGCGAAAGATATCATGGAAATCATGGTGTTGAGTCAGGTAGAAGTGAAGAAAATCAAAGGGGATGACAAGGTAGAAGTCTTTAGCGCTGAGGGGGACAAGTGTGAACGTTGTTGGAAGTACGCCACATTAAGTAACAATGGTCTCTGTCCAAGGTGTGAAGAAGTCGTAAATGGCTAATAAAGGAGTTTTTGCAAAGAAAAACAGCATTAGCTCAAAAGTAATAATTGCTTATGTGGCTTCTTTCTTTGTTACCATAATTGTTGGTTTTTATTTTGGTCTATTAGTAAGCCAGTGGAATTTTATAAATTTTTTGCTTCATGTATTACCTCAAACACAAGTGAGTCCAGCAGATAATATTCTAGTACTTGGTATCGATGACGTGAAAGGAATTGGTCGTTCAGATACTATAATGGTTGTGAATGTTAATAGAGCTACAAAAAAGATTGGACTTCTTTCAATTCCCAGAGACTCAAGAGTCAACATAAAAGGGCATGGATTAGATAAAATTAATCATGCCTATGCATATGGAGGCATTAACTTAGTTAAGGAAACGTTAACTGAACTTTTGCAAACTCCGATAAAGTATCATGTTGTTTTAAAGTTGGGTGGGGTAAAGGATATTATTAATGAAATAGGTGGCGTTGATATTGATGTGCAAAAGCGCATGTATTACATGGATAAGGCAGGAGATTTGTATATAGATTTTAAGCCAGGTCAGCAGGAAATGAATGGCGAGCAAGCTACTTCTTTTTTGAGGTTTAGACACGATGAAAAGGGAGATATTGGAAGAATAGGACGACAACAACAGTTTATTAAAGCAGTGATTAGTAAAATGTTAATGCCTCAAAATTTAGTAAAGTTACCTAAACTTATTTCAGAAAAAGAGAAATATGTGGATACTAATTTGTCGGTTGGGCAGATGTTAGGATTGGCAGTTGAGTTTAAAGATAGTTTAGAAAGTGGCAAATTGAATGTTAATACGCTGCCGGGTGCAATCATGTTAGTTGATGGTTTATATTATTGGAGAATTGATTTAGCTTCTGCTACTAAGATGATTGACGAAACATTACACGGATTTAATGAAATAAATATTGTTAAAAAAGAAGTAGCTTCATCAAACATTAAATTGGCTAACAAGAATTTTGGTAAACCAAAAATGTTTACACTTGTTGAGATAAAGAAATTCATGCCAGAAGAAAAGACGGCTATTAATGATAATATTTTTGAAAAAGGGCTTACCATAAGTGTTGAAGTTTTAAATGGTAATGGTGTAACTGGCTCAGCAGCAGTTGTTGCAGAGTTATTAAAAAAGAGGGGCGTTGTTGTTGCAAGGGTTGAGAACGGAGCACATTTCCAATATGAAAATACAGTGCTAGTCGACTGGAAGGGCAAGACAAGCGAGTCTTTAAGATTAGCTAAAGCAATGAATATTAATCCTGCAAATATAATCATGTATAGCTTACCAGCCAAAACAATCGACATGTGTTTGGTTTTGGGTAAGGATTGGGAAAAGTTAACTGGGGTTAAAACTCAATAAGACCCCCTCTGTCTTGCAAGCGAGACATCTCCCCGCCAGGGGGAGAAAGTTTTTGCGCTTAAAGTTTTGAGTGTTGTCATTCCCGCTTTGTTTATTGTCATTCCCGCGAAAGCGGGAATCTAGTATTTTATTATTAGTTTAAATGAGGATGGATTCCCGCCTGCGCGGGAATGACTTTGGGATAGGTTAATCGGAAAGTAATTGACATGCTGGGACCGTACGGAAGTGAATATCTACTGCTTAATGAAATTATCCGTGAAAAAACAGGATGTTTTTTAGCGAAATCAACATGGATGTTGATTTTGAGCGGGTAGGATAATAAATTTAGCAGTAGAATGAGCGAGAGTTTCGTGTCCCAAATGGCAATTAATAAAGAATCTCTCTTTTACCACTATCATCCATTTCAGACAGAATGCCTGCCTCAACCATTTCTTCCATTATTCTAGCAGCTCTGTTGTATCCTATTTTGAGTCTTCTTTGGATAAATGACACGGAGGTCTTCTTTGTGCTTAGAACTATCTCTTTAGCCTCCTCAAAGAACTCATCTCTATCACCGTCTTCAGAAATATTTCCACCTTTTTTTAGTGCCTCTAGATCCTCAGGTCTTAAGTCTACAACTTCCTGCAGATACTCTGGCTGACCTTGAGATTTAACGAAATCAACTATACGATGCACTTCTTGGTCAGAAAGGAATACTCCTTGTATACGAGTTGGTCTCATTGCTCCTACTGGTTTATAGAGCATATCTCCCTTGCCAAGTAGTTTTTCTGCTCCCATTGAATCCAGGATAGTTCTACTATCTATTTGCGATGACACAGCAAAGGAAATCCTTGAGGGGACGTTGGCTTTAATTAAACCAGTTATAACATCAACAGAAGGTCTTTGTGTTGCAATAACTAGATGTAGTCCAACAGCTCTAGCCATTTGAGCGATTCTTGCGATGCTGGATTCTACCTCAGAGGCAGCGGCCATCATTAGGTCAGCAAGTTCATCAAGCACAATTACTATATATGGGTATTTTTTAGGGATATAGAATTCTTGTTGTTCTTCTACGGAAAGTTTTTCTCTGTCTTGTCTTAATTCATCAATTCTTTGATTGAATCCTTCAATGTTTCTGACTCCCATTTTGGAAAGTTCATCATATCTTCTTTCCATTTCCATTACGCACCAGCGTAAAGTTACGGCTGCTTTTTTTGCATCAGTTATTACTGGGGCAA
The sequence above is drawn from the Candidatus Margulisiibacteriota bacterium genome and encodes:
- the ileS gene encoding isoleucine--tRNA ligase, with product MEKTFKDTLNLPHTDMPMKAGLINIESSILESWEKNDIYKKRLEENKNNNSFILHDGPPYPNGNIHLGHALNKILKDIVVKYHLMKGDYTPFIPGWDCHGLPIETQMLKELKKDKSYLSDRKEAGGEVVFRNQCKEYALRYVDMQKEQFRKMGVFGDFDNPYLTLTPEYERGVIELFGKMAEKGVIYQGRKPIHWCMNCTTALAEAEIEYADEKSPSIYVKFTLEKEIDGHKDVSLIVWTTTPWTLPANVAVAVSPVFEYVLFEAKGEKFICVEELLPKIQEVMEWDSVKILTHYKGEQLVGLKYSHPFINEIFPIISADFVSNEDGSGLVHIAPGHGHEDYIAGLKFNLPVVMPVDDKGVFTEEAGKYQGMKVFDANKEIVQDMEASGKLLKMQWVKHSYPHCWRCQSSVIFRATEQWFVRMDGDYGLRGKALKKIAEINKNNGWIPGWGEKRIRGMVEGRPDWCISRQRSWGIPIPVFYCEKCNEPHYTGIFNQAVAEMVGKEGTNAWFTKTAEQILPKGTNCTKCGNQTFYKDTNIMDVWLESGASHEAVIRTREELSYPADLYLEGSDQHRGWFQSSLLTSVAAYDKAPYKQVLTHGFTIDEKGQKMSKSKGNVIDPLKVVGIHGVDILRLWVSSTDFRNDVALSENIISQIKDAFSKIRNTLRFMISNFYDFDPSKDALEEKDLLPLDKYIVAEFKGVICEADKAYDTYFFHQIYRKIYEFCVGQLSSFYLDIQKDNLYCNATNSKQRRSAQTAMYLMSLDMVKILAPILSFSMEDIYKYLPIANKKESVLLEMIPNGIAGPELLDKDVQKIRDMIAGGVRPLINIELEKARKDKVIGSSLDAKVVLYTAKDITAKDIMEIMVLSQVEVKKIKGDDKVEVFSAEGDKCERCWKYATLSNNGLCPRCEEVVNG
- a CDS encoding LCP family protein, with the translated sequence MANKGVFAKKNSISSKVIIAYVASFFVTIIVGFYFGLLVSQWNFINFLLHVLPQTQVSPADNILVLGIDDVKGIGRSDTIMVVNVNRATKKIGLLSIPRDSRVNIKGHGLDKINHAYAYGGINLVKETLTELLQTPIKYHVVLKLGGVKDIINEIGGVDIDVQKRMYYMDKAGDLYIDFKPGQQEMNGEQATSFLRFRHDEKGDIGRIGRQQQFIKAVISKMLMPQNLVKLPKLISEKEKYVDTNLSVGQMLGLAVEFKDSLESGKLNVNTLPGAIMLVDGLYYWRIDLASATKMIDETLHGFNEINIVKKEVASSNIKLANKNFGKPKMFTLVEIKKFMPEEKTAINDNIFEKGLTISVEVLNGNGVTGSAAVVAELLKKRGVVVARVENGAHFQYENTVLVDWKGKTSESLRLAKAMNINPANIIMYSLPAKTIDMCLVLGKDWEKLTGVKTQ